The DNA sequence GCCCGCAGTCATCATGCCGAGGACACCAATAATACCAATGGATGACTTCAGTTTAGATTTAAAAATTGTCTTCATCTTCTTTCCCACTTCACTATTTTTATTTCTCGGTCTCGCTACCGACAGTCGGGCCAATATTTCTCGGTTTTTTTTACTTCAGGTTATTATTGTATTCCTGATGTTGAAAAAATAACAAATTTTTTACTTCCATAAAGTAACTCGCGGTCAATTGATGCACCGATGCGATAAAATGAATAAGGCCACGACAAAGCGTGGCCCTCATAAGATGAGTTGAGTAATCTAGGTCTAGAGAGACATTAACAGTGCGGCCACCCGTCGATTTTCTAACGTCAGTACGTTATAGGTGCGACAAGCCGCGCCCGTGTCCATAAATTCTACGCCGATGCCATTCTTTTCAAAGAGAGCTCTTAAAGAACGAGGCAAAGGGATCATCTTCTCACCTGTCCCAATAAGAACCAGATCAGGTTTAATGTCAGCAGAGAGTATTTTCTCGACATGATTTTCAGTGATATCGGCCATCGTTAAGGCTTCTAACGGGAAAAACCCCGATGCCAATATGATCATATGGCCTTCAGCACGATTGCTTCGCATCTTAAAGTAGCCGGTTCCATATCCTTCTACCAAAAGGACATCGTCCTTATGCTGGGCATTCAAGGCAAAACCACTTCCTTTAATTGGATCAACCATAAGACAATTCTATACGTTTTCGAATGGATTATTTGAAGATTTATCCACTGTCGGATCATCCTCATCATCCATAATCATTGCATTCATGTCTAGATTGAACATCATTAACACTGGACTTGCTATAAAGACAGAACTGTATGTACCAATCACAACACCCCATATCATTGCTGCTGTAAACCCTTGAATTGCTGGTCCTCCTAAGAAGAAGAGTGCAAATAATGCAAGAAGCGTTGTAACCGAGGTCATAATGGTCCGGATCAGCGTTTGATTCAGAGAAAGGTCCAAAATTTCTTCGAGTGATTTCTTTCTATAACGTCTGATATTTTCTCTTACCCGGTCATAAACAACCACAGTATCGTTCAAAGAATATCCAACGATCGTTAAGATCGCAGCAATAATAGAAAGGTTGAACTCTAAACCCGTGATCGAAAAGAACCCAATGGTCAAAATCACATCGTGTACAAGCGCTACAACAGCCCCCAGACCAAACTGCCATTCAAATCTAAGCCATATATATAGTAACACCATAAAGACAGCGACTGTGACAGCGATAGCTCCATCCTGTTTCAATTCTCCAGAGACATTGGGCCCAATAACATTTTCCTGTCGAATAGAAATTCCCGGAATTGCTTCTGCAAGCTTCAATTTTACATTTTCAATGGTTCTTGTTTGTGCAGAATCACCGCCTGGCTGGCTTTCAATACGTATGATGGCTTCTGTGCCTTCGCTTCCAAAGCCTTGAACTGAGACATCCCCTAAATTCATTGCCCCGATAGTAGAGCGGATCTGAGCCATAGGGACCTGATCTTCAGTTCCAACCTCAATAGAGATCCCCCCCTTAAAGTCAATGCCGTAGTTTAGGCCGTTCCCTGCAAACAAACCTATTGAAGCGATAATCATCAAAATTGACACCACCATTGCAATTTTACGCTTTGCAAGAAATTTGATGTCTGTATTCATGAGATATTTGAAAAACATTCTCTCTTCTCCTGCCTTAAAGTGGTAATTGAGTTGGCTGGGTCCGTTTGAGCCAGCTTGCTAAGATTAATCTTGTTAGGACAACAGCGGTAAATATCGAGGTTAGGATCCCAATTGATAAAGTGACCGCGAACCCTTGAACAGGCCCTGTGCCAAGAACATAAAGAATAGCTGCAGCAATAAATGTTGTTATGTTTGCATCCATAATTGTTGAGAGTGCTTGACCATAGCCACTTTCCATCGCTGTATACGGTTTTTTGCCAGTTTTCTGCTCTTCTCTTATCCGTTCAAAAATAAGAACATTAGCATCGACTGCCATACCAATGGTTAATACAATTCCTGCAATCCCTGGAAGAGTGAGTGTTGCTTGGAAAAGGCTTAAGGCCCCTGCAATTAATATCAGATTAATTATCAGTCCAACATTTGCGGCCAAGCCAAAACGACCGTAAGAAATCAGCATAAAGACAATCACTCCGACAAATCCTGCTACAGCGGCAAATTTACCAGCCTGAACAGAGTCTTCACCAAGGCTGGCTGAGACAACGTTTGCCATAGCAATGGTGATATCCACTGGCAGAGAGCCTGCGTTTAAGAGTGTTGCTAGGTCCTGACTTTCTTCTACGGTTCCAACACCTGTAATCCTACCAGACCCGCCAAGAATAGCAGTCTGAATACGCGGAGCAGAAATAATTTCATCGTCAAGTTTTATGGCGAATAACTTTCCGATATTTGATTGTGTGTGACTGCCAAATGCGCGAGCGCCTGCTCCATTAAAACTAAATCCAACAGCTGGGCGGCCATATTCATCAAAGTCTGCTTTCGCACTCTCAAGATCAGTTCCAGAGACAATTGTGTCTGTGTAAACGGCTATCGCTCCACCTTCACGCATCGGGACAACCATAACACCCGCTGGAATGCGGCCAGCCTGAATATCAACTTGTGAGACATTTTCAGCCACAGCATGGAACGTGAGTTTTGCAGCTTTTAAGATTACGCGTTTGAGACGCTCAACATCATTTTCCCCTGGCACCTGAAGGACTATTCGGTTGTCGCCTTGAGGAGCGAGTGTAATTTCTTTCGTGCCTGTTGGATCAATTCTTTTCCGCATCACGTTAATTGTGCGACTGACTGCATCTTGTTGTTGAAGCTTGACACCGACTTCAGTGAGGCTATAGCTCAAACGCCTTCCCTCTTCAACAACATCAACTTCTTCAATTTGATTGCCTAAGCCATCAATATTTCCAGATTGCACGAGCGGCCGAAATATACGTTTTGCCTGAGACATATACTGTTCTTGCAATGTCTCGTCTTTCACATCGCGGACTTCTATGACAAGGGTTTCGCGAACCTTACGCACTGATTTGATAAAACGGCTATTGCGAATATCTGTCTCAACACGGCTACTGTTTCTCTCGGCAGCGATGGCTGATGCAAATTCTTCATCGATTGAGCTTCTATCACTTCTTAGGCGTTTTGCATTGCCAAACATGGCCTGCATTCTCATTTCAACCACATCCGTTTTATCAACTTCCATCAAGAGATAAACACCCCCTTGAAGATCAAGCCCCAAAGCCAACGAATCTTTCGGCATGAAATCAGGCAGACTGGCGCGCTGATTTTCACTCAAGAAATTGGGCAGTGCTGTTGCCAGCCCAAACACCACAACAGCCAAAATCATAAATATTTTGAAACGTGAGAACTCTAACATTATCAAATCCTTCGAGAGGGCATATGCAACCCTAAATATTTAACTACCGACCTCTATCACGGAGATCGGTATTTAATCTTTTCAAGCGCGATTATTCGCTTTTCTCTGGTTCGCCTTTAGTACGAACGTCGGCAAGCGTAGATTTCACGACTTTTACAACAACATCTTTAGAGATTTCCACTTCGATCTCTTCGTCGTCTTTGACCTTCTTAACTTTCCCGACGAGACCGCCAGACGTAACAACCGTGTCACCTCTTTTTACATTAGCAACCATCTCGCGGTGTTGCTTCATGCGCTTATTCTGCGGACGGATCAAAAGGAAATACATGATCAAGAACATAAAAGCGAGTGGCAACAACATATCCATGATACTACCGCCTGGCGCTGCAGAACCTGCAACTTGTGCAAAAGCCGGTGAAGAAAACATAAGCATAATCCCTGTGTTTGGTTAATTTTAAAATCGCGATGACTATACTGTGATCCTCTGTAATTGCAACAGAATAGCCATGTCATTCTCTATGATTTGGGTAATTATTTGATTGAAACAAGGGGGCTGAGAAAATATTACCCTAAAAGCCTGTTCTTATGGCCCTGCTGCAGTCTGAGGCCGTTCAAGATACAAGAGGGGATTTAAGGCTTTGCGGCCCCGTCGAATTTCAAAATGGAGCTGTGGTCTTTGAACTCCCCCACTATCTCCAACCCGGGCAATGACTTGCCCTTTTTTCACCACTTGACCCGGCGTTACTTTCATTCCCTCAGTATGGGCATAGGCTGTCACCCAATTTCCACTATGCTTTACTAATATTAAATTGCCATAGCCAGGCAGAGCATCTGATGCATAGGCAACCACGCCTGTTTCAGCCACCCGAATGGCTGTCCCTTTACTGGCGACCATATTAATCCCATCATTATGGATGCCGCCCTTCTTTGGACCAAATCTCGAAATAATCGTCCCTTTTACAGGCCAGGAAAAATACTTCCCTGTTTTTGGAGGCGGCACTAAATTTCCAGTTTTAGCAACTTTCTTTTTCGCGATCGCTGTTTGGCGTTGATAACTTTGCTTGGGAGCTGCTGATGATGGGGCTCTTTGAGTGATTTTCGCTCCCCCTGGCAGCTTTAAAGACTGTCCCACAGCAAGCGAGTAAGGCGGGCGAATTCGATTTAACCTTATAAGATCACTCAAACGAATACCATAGGCTTGTGCGATAGAATAACTTGTATCCCCTCGCTTCACACGATGGGTGGCTGGAGACGGTAATTTTATTTTTTGACCTAATGCCAGTGCATACGGCGGTTGAATTTTATTCACGCGCGCTAAATCACGAATATTGACAGTATGTCGGCGTGATAGGCCATAAAGTGTATCACCTTTCTTGACTGTGACACTTTGCTGAGTGGCCCGCGCAATATATGCTGGCTTTTTTCTTTGAGCCACTTTGGAAGGGTATCGCTGCGGATAGCGTGCTTCCCGCAACTTCTTTGCTTTCCACTCGGGCCGCATTTTAGGTTTAGGTACGGGAAATGGCGTGTTTCGTAGTTCAAACACAGGCTTAATACGTGCTGGATTTTCATAGCTCGACTGTGACGTGCATGCAGAGAGCATCACCCCTAAAAGAAAACAAAATAATAAATTCCCAACAAGTCGATTCACGACACCCACACTCCATGAACTCGAGGAATCATAACCTGAGGAAGATTCGCCGGTCAAGAAAATTGACAAGGAAAGATAGTTTACAGCTAGAAATCTTGATCCACAGAGGCTTTTTGACGTTTCAAAGCTTCATATTCAGTGAGCTCTAAATGAACAGGAGTGATCGCAATATAATTATCTGTGACTGTTCCAAGATCAGAATCTCCATTATATTCAAGATCACGCCCCCCAAGTCCAAGCCAATAATAACTGAAACCGCGTGGATCTTTGGCTTTATGGATTTTTATTTCTGTGGCTTCTCGATGACCATGGGCAACAAGGCGCATGCCTTTGACCTCGGTAGCCCGACAAGGCGGGAAATTCACGTTATAGAAGGTCCCTTTATCCCAGTCTAGGGGAAGCAACCGTTTGATTACCTTAAGGCAATATTCCTTTGTAGGCTCCCAGCGATGATCGCGCTCTGGGCTGAGCTGCTGGGAGAGAGCAATTGAAGGAATGCCCGCTAAAGTGCCTTCCATAGCGACAGAACAGGTCCCAGAATATGTTATGTCTTCTGCCATATTTGCACCGCGATTAACCCCAGACAAAACCAGGGTAGGACGCTGATCTTTCATCACATGATTAAGAGCCATCATTACACAATCAGTGGGCGTACCAGACACACTGAACTTTTTGTCGCCGTGTTTTCTTAAACGGAGGGGGCGTGAAAGTGTAAGGGAGTGTGAGGCCCCAGACTGTTCTCCATCAGGGGCAACAATCCAGACATCATCTGAGAGCTCATGAGCTACTTCCACCAGAAGAGCCATGCCCTCTGCTGAAATACCATCGTCATTTGATACTAAAATTCTCTCACATGAAATCATCACTTTTATCCTTTAACTAATAAGCCGTTCTCAGTGATTTATCATGCCAAGAACAGCTTATCTTACCCTATTCTTTTGGAGCATTACCCTCCAATGATCTCAATTCCACCCATATAAGGTTTTAACGCCTCAGGAACAATTATAGTTCCGTCTTCTTGTTGATAATTCTCCATTACAGCAATCAGCGTTCTGCCTACAGCAAGGCCAGACCCATTTAAAGTATGGACAAAGCGAGTCTGCTTTTCACCAGCATCTCTGGTTCTCATTTTCATACGACGCGCTTGAAAGTCACCACAGGTCGAACAAGAAGAAATCTCACGGAATCTAGCTTGCCCGGGCAACCAAACCTCAATGTCATATGTCCGGCGAGCACCAAACCCAATATCACCTGTACAGAGTTTCACTGTTCGGAAAGGCAGGTCGAGGCGTTTCAGGACTTCCTCTGCACATTCAGTCATCCGCTCAAGTTCAGCGTCAGATTGATCTGCATCCACCACAGAGACCATCTCAACCTTTTCAAACTGGTGTTGACGAATCATACCCGTTGTATCCCGACCTGCAGACCCTGCTTCGCTGCGGAAGCATTGGCTATAACAGGCAAACCGTTTTGGCAGGGCTTCGGCAGGTAGTATTTCACCTGCATAAATATTTGTAACCGTAACCTCTGATGTTGGGATAAGATAGTGATCTCCTGTTTTATACAGGTCTTCTTCAAATTTTGGCAACTGACCTGTACCAAGAAGCGCCGGAGCTTTTACCATGGCCGGTGTAATCACTTCTGTCATGCCATGTTCAGTGGTATGTAAATCAAGCATAAACTGCGCTAAAGCACGTTCTAGGCGGGCGATTTGACCTGAAAGAATAACAAACCGAGCGCCAGAAATCTTTGCTGCTCGTTCAAAATCCATTCCCCCGAGCGCTTCACCTAAGTCATGGTGTTCTTTAGGGGTATATGAAAATTCTTTCGGTGTGCCCCATGTTCGGACTTCCTTGTTATCTTCCTCATCGGCACCATCTGGAACATCATCGTAAACCATATTCGGCAAGCTCATCAGAAATGTATTTAACTGATTTGTCAGAGCAATTTCTTCTTCTCCAATTTCAGCGATACGAGTCTTTAAACTACCTACTTCCGCTTTTAGGGCTTCGGCCTTCTCTTTATCGCCTTGCCCCATTGCCATACCAATTTCTTTGGATGCAGCATTCCTGCGCGCTTGTCCTTCTTGACTCTCTGTCATAAGGGCGCGTTTTTTTTCATCAATTTCAATAAGTTGAGCTGCATGTGCCTCTACGCCACGGCGGGCGAGAGCAGCATCGAAAGCTTCTGGGTTTTCGCGAATAAATTTAATATCAAACATTTTATAACTCTTCATCTAGTGCAGCTGCACGTTTCTTTTCGCTCATGGCTA is a window from the Temperatibacter marinus genome containing:
- a CDS encoding Mth938-like domain-containing protein, translated to MVDPIKGSGFALNAQHKDDVLLVEGYGTGYFKMRSNRAEGHMIILASGFFPLEALTMADITENHVEKILSADIKPDLVLIGTGEKMIPLPRSLRALFEKNGIGVEFMDTGAACRTYNVLTLENRRVAALLMSL
- the secF gene encoding protein translocase subunit SecF — protein: MFFKYLMNTDIKFLAKRKIAMVVSILMIIASIGLFAGNGLNYGIDFKGGISIEVGTEDQVPMAQIRSTIGAMNLGDVSVQGFGSEGTEAIIRIESQPGGDSAQTRTIENVKLKLAEAIPGISIRQENVIGPNVSGELKQDGAIAVTVAVFMVLLYIWLRFEWQFGLGAVVALVHDVILTIGFFSITGLEFNLSIIAAILTIVGYSLNDTVVVYDRVRENIRRYRKKSLEEILDLSLNQTLIRTIMTSVTTLLALFALFFLGGPAIQGFTAAMIWGVVIGTYSSVFIASPVLMMFNLDMNAMIMDDEDDPTVDKSSNNPFENV
- the secD gene encoding protein translocase subunit SecD, which gives rise to MLEFSRFKIFMILAVVVFGLATALPNFLSENQRASLPDFMPKDSLALGLDLQGGVYLLMEVDKTDVVEMRMQAMFGNAKRLRSDRSSIDEEFASAIAAERNSSRVETDIRNSRFIKSVRKVRETLVIEVRDVKDETLQEQYMSQAKRIFRPLVQSGNIDGLGNQIEEVDVVEEGRRLSYSLTEVGVKLQQQDAVSRTINVMRKRIDPTGTKEITLAPQGDNRIVLQVPGENDVERLKRVILKAAKLTFHAVAENVSQVDIQAGRIPAGVMVVPMREGGAIAVYTDTIVSGTDLESAKADFDEYGRPAVGFSFNGAGARAFGSHTQSNIGKLFAIKLDDEIISAPRIQTAILGGSGRITGVGTVEESQDLATLLNAGSLPVDITIAMANVVSASLGEDSVQAGKFAAVAGFVGVIVFMLISYGRFGLAANVGLIINLILIAGALSLFQATLTLPGIAGIVLTIGMAVDANVLIFERIREEQKTGKKPYTAMESGYGQALSTIMDANITTFIAAAILYVLGTGPVQGFAVTLSIGILTSIFTAVVLTRLILASWLKRTQPTQLPL
- the yajC gene encoding preprotein translocase subunit YajC, whose protein sequence is MFSSPAFAQVAGSAAPGGSIMDMLLPLAFMFLIMYFLLIRPQNKRMKQHREMVANVKRGDTVVTSGGLVGKVKKVKDDEEIEVEISKDVVVKVVKSTLADVRTKGEPEKSE
- a CDS encoding M23 family metallopeptidase; this translates as MNRLVGNLLFCFLLGVMLSACTSQSSYENPARIKPVFELRNTPFPVPKPKMRPEWKAKKLREARYPQRYPSKVAQRKKPAYIARATQQSVTVKKGDTLYGLSRRHTVNIRDLARVNKIQPPYALALGQKIKLPSPATHRVKRGDTSYSIAQAYGIRLSDLIRLNRIRPPYSLAVGQSLKLPGGAKITQRAPSSAAPKQSYQRQTAIAKKKVAKTGNLVPPPKTGKYFSWPVKGTIISRFGPKKGGIHNDGINMVASKGTAIRVAETGVVAYASDALPGYGNLILVKHSGNWVTAYAHTEGMKVTPGQVVKKGQVIARVGDSGGVQRPQLHFEIRRGRKALNPLLYLERPQTAAGP
- the surE gene encoding 5'/3'-nucleotidase SurE, coding for MISCERILVSNDDGISAEGMALLVEVAHELSDDVWIVAPDGEQSGASHSLTLSRPLRLRKHGDKKFSVSGTPTDCVMMALNHVMKDQRPTLVLSGVNRGANMAEDITYSGTCSVAMEGTLAGIPSIALSQQLSPERDHRWEPTKEYCLKVIKRLLPLDWDKGTFYNVNFPPCRATEVKGMRLVAHGHREATEIKIHKAKDPRGFSYYWLGLGGRDLEYNGDSDLGTVTDNYIAITPVHLELTEYEALKRQKASVDQDF
- the serS gene encoding serine--tRNA ligase is translated as MFDIKFIRENPEAFDAALARRGVEAHAAQLIEIDEKKRALMTESQEGQARRNAASKEIGMAMGQGDKEKAEALKAEVGSLKTRIAEIGEEEIALTNQLNTFLMSLPNMVYDDVPDGADEEDNKEVRTWGTPKEFSYTPKEHHDLGEALGGMDFERAAKISGARFVILSGQIARLERALAQFMLDLHTTEHGMTEVITPAMVKAPALLGTGQLPKFEEDLYKTGDHYLIPTSEVTVTNIYAGEILPAEALPKRFACYSQCFRSEAGSAGRDTTGMIRQHQFEKVEMVSVVDADQSDAELERMTECAEEVLKRLDLPFRTVKLCTGDIGFGARRTYDIEVWLPGQARFREISSCSTCGDFQARRMKMRTRDAGEKQTRFVHTLNGSGLAVGRTLIAVMENYQQEDGTIIVPEALKPYMGGIEIIGG